Sequence from the Tolypothrix sp. NIES-4075 genome:
CGGGGGTTCTCTAGTTCATTTGTTCGCACTTTGCGAACAGAGCAATAAAAACTGAGTCTTACGCGATCGCTTTATGGGTTTCTCCAGAATGAATCGCATTCTTCTGGTATCCCGGCTGAACCCCTTTATCACTAGCGAAATAAAAATAGAAGATTTGTCAATTAAAGCATTTTTGAAAAATCATAAATTAGCAGGTGCTATTGCTGATTGTGGTATGTATGAATTCAAGCGTCAGTTAGAATACAAAACTGAGAAATTCTCTAGTAAATTAACACTAGTTGATAGGATGTTTCCTAGTTCTCAGATTTGCTCTAATTGTGGTCAGCATCGTCATAAGATGCCGTTGAAAAATCGCGTTTACGTCTGTCCAGAATGCAATCACATTGAGGACAGAGATTTAAACGCATCAAAAAATTTAGAGCGTTGGTTTGATGGAATCTACATTCCAAAATGCTCAGATTTGGCGGTAAGCTCTACCGTTTCAGCCTGTGGAGTAAACAAACCTCTCAAGAGTCATCTTGAGACTACGGTAAACATCAAAACTACCTTTGTCCAGTTAAGTCTAGACTTGGGTAGTTTTGGGTAAGCTTTATAGAGCGGTTTTCTAGCTTGCGACGACACAAGAGATTTTGAATAGAAGACGGGAGCAACGCGATCGCAATTGCAATATTTCACTGCTATCAATGTTCAGCACTATCATATTGATTCCTTGAAGCCTCTACGTCTGGAAAGTTAACCGTTGCCCATTCACAAAGACTTGAAAGCACTTGGCTTAAGGTTTGCCCCAAAGGAGTTAACGAGTACTCAACCATTGGTGGTACAACGGGATACACTTTACGATCAACTAGTCCGTTCCGTTCCAAGTCACGCAGAGTACGAGTAAGCATTCGCTGAGAAATACCGCCAATCTCCCGGTGCAATTCACCATAACGCTTTGTACCGTGGGAAAGAACGTACAAAGCTGCCACAACCCATTTATCGGCAACGAGGTCTAGGGTTTGCCGTAGATAGGGGACTGATTATGGCGGGATTAACCAATGATGTTTGCATTGTATATCCAGCAATCAGTGCTATAGAAGATGGGTACGAAGTTCAAGTTGTAGTTGACGCAGGTGGATCGCCGACAACGCTTGCCGATGAAACTGCTTTGCGGAGAATGGAAAATCACGGTGTCATACTCACTTCAACAAATCAAGTTATGGCAGAGTTAGCAGTATCGTGGTCGCATGATTTTGGGAAAACGATCCAAACGATTATGTACCAAGAAGTCCTTTCAAAATTGATAAACGAGTAGTTACAGCTGGCGGCGAAGTTTGATGTGACAAGCGCAATACTCGCAGATCTAACAAGCCCGTGGCATTGCCGTAAGGCACGCGCAAAGCACTATTATGTAGCCGGCGAACGCATACAACAGTCATGTGCGGCTATCGCAACGGTGTTACTTTTTACTGGGATTATACCAGCGAACGCTTACGCAGACGTTCCAAGAACCATCACTGCTAGGACTGCGAGGCAATGAGTGAGAGACTAATAGAAGCAAACCGCTTAATTAAAAAAGTAATGAAACTGTACTACATTCCTACGACACGTGCAGTACGTCCTCGGTGGCTCTTAGAAGAAATGGGAGTTCCCTATGAATTGGTACGGGTTGATATGAACATGGCTCAACAGCCAGAATATCAAAAGTTGCACCCACATGGAAAAGTGCCAATTCTAGTAGATGAGGAAGTCACGATTTTTGAATCTGCTGCTATCTGTGCTTATCTTGCTGACAAATATATAGATAAAGGGATGGCTCCAGCACTAGAGCAAACTGAACGTGGCTATTACTATCAATGGCTGTTTTACGCTACATCTACATTAGAACCACCTGTTGAGCATTTTATGTTTAATGTTCTACCATCACTGCCGGAAAAAGTACTACCAATAAAGGTACGCTCTGCAATTTCAACACAAGAAGCTTTGCAATGGTTTGACCGAGTTGCTGAACCCTTGAGAAAATCCATTGCTGTTAACAATTACCTGGTAGCAAATCGATTTACGACTGCTGATATTGTAACTGGAGGGGTTTTACTCTGGGCAAAAAAGCTAGGTATGTTATCAGATAGTGACCCTTTGAGTAGGTACATTAACAACTTGATGCAACGTGCTGCTTTTATCCGTGCCGATGAAGACTTTTACGCCAAGATAGCTCCGAGTGTGCAGTTTTAACACAAGTTATGAATACTGCCCTCCCTTACCCACTCTTCTGTTTGGCAAACTTGCGGGACAAAAAATATTACTACTGTGGTCAAGACTAGGCAAGTGTCAAAGCCAAGCTAAGAGAATTAGGTATTGGAAGAGATGAGCTAAGTTACTCTTGACGCGAAGAATTTTTGACTCTTGCGATCGCGCTTGTTTCCTCGCTTGAAAACTGCTCCTTCGATCTTCCATAAAGTAAATAGCGATCGTCTCTTAGATCGCGTGTCTTGGCGGATGGGCGATCGCTCAAGAAGGCAAGCGAGGAAAACAATTCGCGATCGCGAATTGTTTCATCGTTTGTTCTATAAATCCGATAATTTCCGATAACGGCACTCCAGATTTTTGCATGGACTGAATAGAATATCTTGTCCCTGTCCGATATTAACGTTATACTTACCTACTTGCACATTTTGGCTACCACCACTATTTAACCACTGACGCAAAGCATCAATATCGTCATCGGTTTGAGTTCCGTTAAGGATGCGTTGAATAATGTCGTTGAGATTACTGGGGTTCGCCATTTATCGGAGTTTTTTAGTTTTATTTTAGACGATAAAACAGTGAATTTACTTATCCATACTCGCGTTGTTCAATTTTTTGAAATCAGCTAGGTGAA
This genomic interval carries:
- a CDS encoding glutathione S-transferase family protein — its product is MSERLIEANRLIKKVMKLYYIPTTRAVRPRWLLEEMGVPYELVRVDMNMAQQPEYQKLHPHGKVPILVDEEVTIFESAAICAYLADKYIDKGMAPALEQTERGYYYQWLFYATSTLEPPVEHFMFNVLPSLPEKVLPIKVRSAISTQEALQWFDRVAEPLRKSIAVNNYLVANRFTTADIVTGGVLLWAKKLGMLSDSDPLSRYINNLMQRAAFIRADEDFYAKIAPSVQF
- a CDS encoding isochorismatase family protein is translated as MAGLTNDVCIVYPAISAIEDGYEVQVVVDAGGSPTTLADETALRRMENHGVILTSTNQVMAELAVSWSHDFGKTIQTIMYQEVLSKLINE
- a CDS encoding RNA-guided endonuclease InsQ/TnpB family protein gives rise to the protein MNRILLVSRLNPFITSEIKIEDLSIKAFLKNHKLAGAIADCGMYEFKRQLEYKTEKFSSKLTLVDRMFPSSQICSNCGQHRHKMPLKNRVYVCPECNHIEDRDLNASKNLERWFDGIYIPKCSDLAVSSTVSACGVNKPLKSHLETTVNIKTTFVQLSLDLGSFG